The DNA window AACCCCGCCGCCGCCGGGCTCGCGGACCTGGTGCTCGTGATGGTGAAGGCCCAGCACACGACTTCGGCGGCGGGCTCCCTGGGACCGCTGCTCGGCCCCTGCACGGCGGTCCTCACTCTCCAGAACGGCCTCGGGGCCTCGGACGTCCTGGCCGAGGCCGTGGGGGCAGAGCGCCTCCTGGTGGGGGTGACGGCCCAGGGGGCGACGCTGCTCGCCCCCGGCGAGGTGCGCC is part of the Thermodesulfobacteriota bacterium genome and encodes:
- a CDS encoding 2-dehydropantoate 2-reductase N-terminal domain-containing protein; amino-acid sequence: MKIAVVGAGAMGCLFGGMLARAGEDVVLVDVSPAAVEALGRRGVRLWEGENVRDVPVRAVPNPAAAGLADLVLVMVKAQHTTSAAGSLGPLLGPCTAVLTLQNGLGASDVLAEAVGAERLLVGVTAQGATLLAPGEVR